The proteins below come from a single uncultured Carboxylicivirga sp. genomic window:
- a CDS encoding DUF4835 family protein has product MLRVVVAIFLLISGVYLKAQEFKCAVQVVSPSIQGSNKKVFETLQTSIMEFMNNQNWTNDVFKPEERIDCNIMINITEMISVDEFKGSIQIQARRPVFNSSYYTVLFNHQDGDVHFKYVEFEPLIYNPNSFDSNLVGILAYYANIILGMDYDSFSPNGGTEYFQKAEQIVNQAQGSSYLGWKSFDSQRNRYWLTENILNEYHKPLRKCMYTYHRKGLDIMNDKPEAGRAEILKSLEDLRKVQRQRPGSFFMQVFFTAKSDEIVKIFEESFSMERSKAVEVLSEVDPSNSKKYEKLSSN; this is encoded by the coding sequence ATGTTACGTGTTGTAGTTGCAATCTTTCTTTTGATTTCAGGTGTTTACTTAAAAGCACAAGAGTTTAAGTGTGCAGTTCAGGTGGTTTCTCCAAGTATTCAGGGGTCGAATAAAAAGGTTTTCGAAACTTTACAAACTTCAATAATGGAGTTTATGAATAACCAAAACTGGACAAATGATGTATTTAAACCTGAAGAACGGATTGATTGTAATATCATGATTAATATAACCGAAATGATTTCGGTAGACGAATTTAAAGGCTCGATTCAAATACAAGCACGTCGTCCGGTTTTTAACTCATCTTATTATACTGTTTTGTTCAATCATCAGGATGGAGATGTGCATTTTAAGTATGTTGAGTTTGAACCATTAATCTATAATCCCAACTCTTTTGATTCAAATTTGGTAGGTATATTAGCTTATTATGCCAATATTATTTTGGGAATGGATTACGATTCTTTTTCGCCCAATGGAGGTACTGAATACTTCCAAAAAGCAGAACAAATCGTTAATCAGGCACAGGGATCAAGTTATTTGGGGTGGAAATCATTCGATAGCCAGCGTAATCGTTATTGGTTAACTGAAAATATCCTGAATGAGTATCACAAACCTCTACGTAAATGTATGTATACTTATCATCGTAAAGGATTGGATATTATGAATGATAAACCCGAGGCAGGAAGAGCTGAGATTCTAAAAAGTTTGGAAGACTTAAGGAAAGTTCAACGTCAGCGTCCCGGTTCTTTTTTTATGCAGGTGTTCTTCACTGCAAAAAGCGATGAAATTGTAAAAATATTTGAAGAATCCTTCTCCATGGAACGAAGTAAAGCGGTGGAGGTATTGTCGGAAGTAGATCCGTCGAACAGTAAAAAATACGAAAAGTTAAGTAGCAACTAA
- the coaBC gene encoding bifunctional phosphopantothenoylcysteine decarboxylase/phosphopantothenate--cysteine ligase CoaBC, giving the protein MLKGKKFILGISGGIAAYKCAQLTRLLVKEGAEVQVLMTKMAKEFITPLTMATLSKRPILVEFYNPENGDWNSHVDTGLWADAMIVAPATANTMGKMANGIADNLLITTYLSARCPVFVAPTMDLDMYQHPSTKRNMQALKSYGNILIEPGSGELASGLVGKGRMAEPEEIVEQLKAFFKKKVSDKLVGKKVMVTAGPTHEMIDPVRFIGNYSSGKMGFAIAEELAERGAEVTLISGPSNQKHHNSNISRVDVISAADMYQASEKAFFDSDIAIMAAAVADYTPAVKADQKMKRKADELTIELKATVDIAKALGAIKNDNQVMVGFALETNNAEQNAQKKLSSKNLDMIVLNSLEDSGAGFNVDTNKITIIDKQNNKKDFSLKSKAEVASDIIDELERLLK; this is encoded by the coding sequence ATGCTAAAAGGAAAAAAGTTTATTCTTGGAATATCAGGAGGTATTGCAGCCTACAAATGTGCTCAATTAACTCGATTATTGGTTAAAGAGGGGGCTGAGGTGCAGGTTTTGATGACAAAAATGGCCAAGGAGTTTATTACTCCGTTAACAATGGCAACTTTATCAAAACGACCGATCTTGGTTGAGTTTTATAATCCGGAAAATGGAGATTGGAACAGTCATGTTGATACTGGATTATGGGCTGACGCAATGATTGTAGCGCCAGCAACTGCCAATACAATGGGTAAAATGGCTAATGGTATTGCTGATAATTTATTAATTACAACTTATTTATCTGCTCGTTGTCCTGTTTTTGTTGCCCCTACAATGGATTTGGATATGTATCAGCATCCTTCGACTAAACGTAATATGCAAGCTCTTAAATCGTATGGTAACATATTGATTGAACCCGGATCGGGTGAGTTGGCTAGTGGTTTGGTTGGTAAAGGCAGAATGGCAGAACCAGAAGAGATTGTGGAGCAATTGAAGGCCTTCTTTAAAAAAAAAGTCTCTGATAAATTAGTTGGTAAAAAAGTAATGGTTACTGCCGGTCCAACACATGAGATGATTGATCCTGTTCGGTTTATTGGGAATTATTCTTCAGGAAAAATGGGGTTTGCTATTGCCGAAGAACTTGCTGAACGAGGTGCTGAAGTTACCCTTATTAGTGGGCCTAGTAATCAAAAGCATCATAATAGCAATATTAGTAGAGTGGATGTAATTAGTGCGGCCGATATGTATCAGGCTTCCGAAAAAGCATTTTTTGACTCTGATATTGCTATAATGGCAGCTGCTGTGGCTGATTATACACCAGCTGTAAAGGCTGATCAAAAAATGAAACGCAAAGCAGATGAATTGACCATAGAATTAAAGGCAACGGTTGATATTGCTAAAGCTTTGGGGGCTATTAAAAACGATAATCAGGTGATGGTTGGGTTTGCATTAGAAACAAATAATGCTGAACAAAATGCCCAAAAAAAACTTAGTTCAAAAAATCTTGATATGATTGTTTTAAACAGTTTGGAAGATAGTGGGGCGGGATTTAATGTGGATACTAATAAAATTACTATCATCGATAAACAAAATAACAAGAAAGATTTTTCGTTGAAATCAAAGGCGGAAGTAGCGAGTGATATTATTGATGAGTTGGAACGCCTCTTGAAATAG
- a CDS encoding DNA-directed RNA polymerase subunit omega, translating into MSIDYKKTNAPVSTITWDKNVLSKDTDNIYESLVVISKRANQISGEMKDELNKKLQEFASYTDNLEEVFENREQIEISRFYERLPKPVCIAAQEFVEGNVYHRNTDKTEAGE; encoded by the coding sequence ATGTCAATCGATTACAAAAAGACAAACGCACCTGTTTCAACCATTACATGGGATAAGAACGTATTATCTAAAGATACAGATAATATATACGAATCGTTGGTGGTAATATCGAAACGTGCAAATCAAATTAGTGGAGAAATGAAGGATGAGCTTAATAAAAAGCTTCAGGAATTTGCTTCTTACACTGATAACTTAGAAGAGGTTTTTGAAAATCGTGAGCAGATTGAGATTTCTCGATTCTATGAGCGTTTACCAAAACCAGTGTGTATTGCTGCTCAAGAGTTTGTAGAAGGTAATGTTTACCATCGCAACACTGATAAAACTGAAGCCGGAGAATAG
- the bamD gene encoding outer membrane protein assembly factor BamD, whose product MKVRRLSLLVILTVSLFLGSCSKYQKLLKSQDYELWYTEAMSYYEKEDYTRASTLLSQLINIYRGTDKAEELNYVYANCLYGLGQDMSAGHYYREFVKNFPASDKAEECQYLSAITYYNMSPKPRLDQTPTQQAIQEFQLFINMYPNSPRVAEATRLMDELRDKLVYKSYLNAKLYYDLGDYQGNNYLSAVIAAQNSLKEFPDTKYREELSFLILESKYIQAVKSIEEKKEERIRETIDEYYSFVNEFPEGKYKKRADKILDDSEGMLKGYNHEKV is encoded by the coding sequence ATGAAGGTAAGAAGGTTATCGTTGTTAGTAATATTAACTGTTAGTTTGTTTTTAGGAAGCTGCAGTAAGTATCAGAAGCTATTAAAAAGTCAGGATTATGAGTTGTGGTACACTGAAGCTATGTCTTATTATGAAAAAGAAGACTACACAAGGGCTTCAACATTACTAAGTCAATTAATTAATATTTACAGAGGTACTGACAAAGCTGAAGAGCTTAATTATGTGTATGCTAATTGTTTGTATGGTTTAGGTCAGGATATGTCTGCAGGTCATTATTACCGCGAATTTGTAAAGAATTTTCCGGCAAGTGATAAAGCAGAGGAGTGTCAGTATTTAAGTGCCATTACTTATTATAATATGTCGCCGAAACCTCGTTTGGATCAAACGCCCACTCAACAGGCAATACAGGAATTTCAGTTGTTTATTAATATGTATCCCAATAGTCCAAGGGTTGCTGAAGCAACTCGTTTAATGGATGAATTGAGAGATAAATTAGTTTATAAGTCATATCTGAATGCTAAATTATATTATGATTTGGGTGACTATCAAGGAAATAATTATTTATCAGCAGTAATTGCAGCTCAAAATAGTTTGAAGGAATTTCCTGATACTAAATATAGAGAAGAGTTATCTTTCTTGATTTTAGAATCGAAATATATTCAGGCTGTAAAAAGTATTGAAGAGAAGAAAGAAGAGAGGATTAGAGAAACCATTGATGAATATTATTCGTTTGTAAATGAGTTTCCAGAAGGTAAATATAAGAAGCGAGCTGATAAAATATTAGACGATTCTGAAGGAATGTTAAAAGGATATAATCACGAAAAAGTATAA
- a CDS encoding pyridoxal phosphate-dependent aminotransferase family protein, with amino-acid sequence MDIFDKIKAHMGPLGQYGKEAHGYFMFPKLEGEISPKMKFRGKEVLTWSLNNYLGLANHPEVRKADADAAAEYGMAYPMGARMMSGHTSKHEELESQLAEFVGKEDAYLLNFGYQGMVSIIDTLVSRKDVIVYDSESHACIMDGIFLHKAKGGKSFVFAHNDMAKCEKMLEFATKKAEENGGGILVITEGVFGMAGDLGNLKDIVKLKEKFNFRILVDDAHGFGTMGKTGAGVPEHFGVTDQIDVHFSTFAKSMAGIGAFVAGNEDVVSYLRYNLRSQIFAKSLPMPMVIGAMKRLEMLRDQPEHKANLWKVVEALQSGLKSEGFNLGHTESPVTPVFLEGDVPEATQLTMDLRENYNIFCSIVVYPVIPKDQIMLRIIPTAAHTLEDVDYTIKAFSEVKEKLKAGKYKSDKIANVL; translated from the coding sequence GTGGACATTTTCGATAAGATAAAAGCACACATGGGTCCTTTGGGCCAATATGGTAAGGAAGCTCATGGATATTTTATGTTCCCTAAATTAGAGGGAGAGATTAGCCCAAAAATGAAATTCCGTGGTAAAGAAGTACTTACCTGGAGTTTAAATAACTATCTGGGATTAGCTAATCATCCTGAAGTTAGAAAAGCTGATGCTGATGCAGCAGCTGAATATGGTATGGCATACCCAATGGGTGCCCGTATGATGTCGGGACACACTAGCAAACACGAAGAATTAGAGTCTCAGTTGGCTGAATTCGTAGGTAAAGAAGATGCTTATCTTCTTAACTTCGGATACCAGGGAATGGTCTCGATCATTGATACTTTGGTTAGCCGTAAAGATGTTATTGTTTACGACTCTGAGTCGCATGCTTGTATTATGGATGGTATTTTCCTTCATAAAGCAAAAGGTGGTAAAAGCTTCGTTTTTGCTCATAACGACATGGCAAAATGCGAAAAAATGCTTGAGTTTGCTACCAAAAAAGCAGAAGAAAACGGCGGAGGTATCCTTGTTATTACCGAAGGTGTTTTTGGTATGGCAGGTGACTTAGGTAACTTAAAAGATATCGTTAAGCTTAAAGAGAAGTTTAACTTCAGAATATTAGTTGATGATGCTCACGGTTTTGGTACTATGGGTAAAACAGGTGCTGGTGTACCTGAACACTTTGGAGTAACTGATCAAATTGATGTTCACTTCAGCACATTTGCTAAATCAATGGCTGGTATTGGCGCTTTTGTTGCAGGGAACGAAGATGTAGTTAGTTATTTACGTTATAACTTACGCTCTCAAATCTTCGCAAAATCATTACCTATGCCAATGGTAATCGGTGCTATGAAACGTCTTGAGATGTTACGCGATCAACCAGAACACAAAGCTAATTTGTGGAAAGTTGTTGAAGCACTTCAAAGTGGTTTGAAAAGCGAAGGCTTTAACCTTGGACATACAGAATCTCCTGTAACTCCTGTTTTCCTTGAAGGTGATGTACCAGAAGCAACTCAATTAACAATGGATTTACGTGAAAACTACAACATTTTTTGTTCAATCGTAGTTTACCCTGTAATTCCTAAAGATCAGATTATGCTTCGTATCATTCCTACAGCAGCGCACACTTTAGAAGATGTTGATTATACTATCAAAGCATTCTCTGAAGTAAAAGAAAAGCTAAAAGCAGGGAAATACAAGTCTGATAAAATTGCAAACGTATTGTAA
- a CDS encoding class I SAM-dependent methyltransferase, translating to MQNDPMGQAALEYISGQRGLSIRVRSNIAEDDFIPVDYLFRSFDQMPEIEQKALMLCKGDVLDIGSGVGSHALYLQQKGLQVDCIDTSAGCKEVALQRGIKHFYLADFYQFETDKKYDTLLLMMNGIGLAGNLKNLDHFLQCLKKHLKPNGQILLDSSDLRYLFIDEDSYMMVPMENYYGEVIYTMKFKNHKTQPFPWLFIDPALLEDKATVNGFEFEKLIDGPHYDYLARLILKQ from the coding sequence ATGCAGAACGATCCGATGGGGCAAGCCGCTCTTGAATATATCAGCGGCCAGCGTGGTCTTTCAATCAGAGTACGATCTAACATAGCTGAAGATGATTTTATACCCGTTGACTATCTATTCCGGTCATTCGATCAGATGCCTGAGATAGAACAAAAAGCATTAATGCTTTGTAAAGGTGATGTACTGGATATTGGTTCCGGCGTTGGCTCACATGCTTTATATTTACAACAAAAAGGGCTACAAGTCGATTGTATTGATACATCTGCAGGCTGCAAAGAAGTGGCGTTACAAAGAGGTATTAAGCACTTCTATCTGGCTGATTTTTATCAGTTTGAAACAGACAAAAAGTACGACACCCTACTCCTAATGATGAATGGCATTGGATTAGCCGGTAATCTTAAAAATCTGGATCATTTTTTACAATGCCTCAAAAAGCATCTTAAACCTAATGGACAAATACTTCTAGATAGTTCTGATTTGCGTTATTTGTTTATTGATGAAGATAGTTACATGATGGTGCCAATGGAGAACTATTACGGGGAGGTTATTTATACCATGAAATTTAAAAACCACAAAACACAACCATTTCCTTGGCTTTTTATCGATCCGGCCCTGTTAGAAGATAAAGCAACTGTAAACGGTTTTGAATTTGAAAAACTGATTGACGGTCCGCATTACGACTATTTAGCACGCCTCATACTTAAACAATAG
- a CDS encoding Ig-like domain-containing protein has translation MTFIVLIDISAQTAPVVATDGYSPVVSATDVDYSTIDLTLTFDQNIKEGTTGGWLQIYRYNDNVRLSRYWIELNNSDSEVSISGADLIITDPTIPYLQGTQYYITIAATTIQSNDNDLYFAGITNKDTWYFTTQFATPIVITDGYTPASGATDVDVTTNLQLEFDQDIQFNSTASEYTIALYLDGNPFPIETFNFISGSTDKPSQVSIQNNNQLIINPANDLDYSSTYYITVEAGAIENTSSIPFSGFSDANTWRFSTISQPISISSYLPIQDASDIDVTTNLELTFNQDIQFNSTGTIKTIKLFEEGNVFAIETFQFVSGITDRDSEVSIQNNNQLIINMTDDLTPSTTYYITIEDGALENTSNIAFSGFSDANTWRFTTASQAPVVITDGYTPASDATDVDVTTNLQLEFDQDIQFNSTASEYTIALYINGNPFPIETFNFISGSTDKPSQVSIQNNNQLIINPANDLDYSSTYYITVEAGAIENTSSIPFSGFSDTNTWRFSTISQPISISSYLPIQDASDIDVTTNLELTFNQDIQFNSTGTIKTIKLFEEGNVFAIETFQFVSGITDRGSEVSIQNNNQLIINMTDDLSPSTTYYITIENGALENTSNIAFSGFSDPNTWRFTTASQAPVVITDGYTPASGATDVDVTTNLQLEFDQDIQFNSTASEYTIALYLDGNPFPIETFNFISGSTDKPSQVSIQNNNQLIINPANDLDYSSTYYITVEAGAIENTSSIPFSGFSDANTWRFSTISQPISISSYLPIQDASDIDVTTNLELTFNQDIQFNSTGTIKTIKLFEEGNVFAIETFQFVSGITDRDSEVSIQNNNQLIINMTDDLTPSTTYYITIEDGALENTSNIAFSGFSDANTWRFTTASQAPVVITDGYTPASDATDVDVTTNLQLEFDQDIQFNSTASEYTIALYLDGNPFPIETFNFISGSTDKPSQVSIQNNNQLTINPANDLDYSSTYYITVEAGAIENTSSIPFSGFSDANTWRFSIISQPISISSYLPIQDASDIDVTTNLELTFNQDIQFNSTGTIKTIKFFEEGNVFAIETFQFVSGITDRDSEVSIQNNNQLIINMTDDLTPSTTYYITIEDGALENTSNIAFSGFSDANTWRFTTAALIPITTITPSDASTNVNVQTQIIVDFDQYAQLIGGTEIDDTNVSSIITFTQGIGGSDVGYSATINAGKTQIIITPDNDLAAQTQYYIEISAIQNTDGIEQTSSTSSTFTTDKFRYWNGSVSNDVTVDANWDSALPLGTFSAIIPASATTMPVYNTSGDFNTLIIEAGASFTITSGATLDINDLLEINSSNTPSIGNGVLLNQGTLNTSAAEVKIHQNISSEPYDYYISSPVTNATPASIGVNGQAFKFVPDTKWVTMNPTETFNPAEGYVVWSTSGTDLTFSGNINNSTSYAFPCYRTTSPYKNFGWNLIGNPYPCTIDLNDLDISDNMNYHFQLRLNDTGQLGVLNESGYINLNDEHPTYLPSMHAVWVQVNIDYTSGSITIPNTSRRDYNYTYLKSSKATIPFIKLAGKNSNGIKDEALIAFNPDAVEGDGNFDSKKSFMNYNNSIIELYSIKNNTQLAINTISTEDQTQDINLGYYAPSAGTYSIDLVRLSNFEDAEIILEDKLIPSETSLTNAGDSYSFYTTKGNVDNRFVLHVNNTATSISKAKDEQINIYNNHKDIYIEIPDLIDPKVEVYDIAGKSILNKTLNSNSTNNLNISYEGLIIVKIISKEKVFSKKLLIK, from the coding sequence TTGACATTCATAGTTCTTATTGATATTTCTGCACAAACAGCTCCAGTTGTAGCCACGGACGGTTACTCTCCTGTGGTTAGTGCTACAGATGTTGATTATTCAACAATAGATCTGACTCTTACTTTCGATCAGAACATTAAAGAAGGTACAACCGGAGGTTGGTTACAAATATACAGATATAATGACAATGTGAGACTTTCCAGATACTGGATTGAACTTAACAACTCTGATTCTGAAGTCAGTATCTCGGGAGCGGATCTGATTATCACAGACCCAACAATTCCATATCTGCAAGGAACTCAATATTACATTACTATTGCGGCTACAACGATCCAATCAAATGATAACGATTTATATTTTGCTGGAATTACAAACAAAGACACTTGGTATTTTACTACCCAATTTGCTACTCCCATTGTAATTACAGATGGTTATACTCCAGCTTCAGGTGCTACGGATGTAGATGTAACAACTAATCTCCAATTAGAGTTTGATCAAGATATTCAATTCAATTCTACAGCTTCGGAATATACTATTGCTCTTTACTTAGATGGTAACCCCTTCCCTATTGAAACTTTTAATTTTATTTCGGGAAGCACTGACAAACCTTCTCAGGTTTCTATACAAAATAATAATCAACTGATTATTAACCCAGCTAACGATCTTGATTATTCTTCTACATACTATATTACTGTAGAGGCTGGTGCTATTGAAAACACTTCAAGTATTCCGTTTAGTGGATTCTCGGATGCTAATACTTGGAGGTTCTCAACAATTTCTCAACCTATTAGTATTTCATCATATCTTCCTATTCAGGATGCTAGCGATATTGATGTTACAACAAACCTTGAATTAACTTTCAATCAAGACATACAATTCAACTCTACTGGTACCATTAAAACAATTAAACTCTTTGAAGAGGGTAATGTATTTGCAATTGAAACTTTTCAATTTGTATCTGGGATCACAGACAGAGATTCTGAAGTTTCAATACAAAACAATAATCAACTGATTATTAACATGACCGACGATCTGACTCCTTCAACTACTTATTATATTACGATTGAAGATGGAGCTCTTGAGAACACTTCAAATATTGCATTTAGTGGTTTCTCTGATGCTAATACCTGGAGATTTACTACAGCATCCCAAGCTCCGGTTGTAATTACAGATGGTTATACTCCAGCTTCAGATGCTACGGATGTAGATGTAACAACTAATCTCCAATTAGAGTTTGATCAAGATATTCAATTCAATTCAACAGCCTCGGAATATACTATTGCTCTTTACATAAATGGTAACCCCTTCCCTATTGAAACTTTTAATTTTATTTCGGGAAGCACTGACAAACCTTCTCAGGTTTCTATCCAAAATAATAATCAACTGATTATTAACCCAGCTAACGATCTTGATTATTCTTCTACATACTACATTACCGTAGAGGCTGGTGCTATTGAAAACACTTCAAGTATTCCGTTTAGTGGATTCTCGGATACTAATACTTGGAGGTTCTCAACAATTTCTCAACCTATTAGTATTTCATCATATCTTCCTATTCAGGATGCTAGCGATATTGATGTTACAACAAACCTTGAATTAACTTTCAATCAAGACATACAATTCAACTCTACTGGTACCATTAAAACAATTAAACTCTTTGAAGAGGGTAATGTATTTGCAATTGAAACTTTTCAATTTGTATCTGGGATCACAGACAGAGGTTCTGAAGTTTCAATACAAAACAATAATCAACTGATTATTAACATGACGGATGACTTGAGTCCTTCAACTACTTATTATATTACTATTGAAAATGGAGCTCTTGAAAACACTTCAAATATTGCATTTAGTGGTTTCTCTGATCCTAATACCTGGAGATTTACTACAGCATCCCAAGCTCCGGTTGTAATTACAGATGGTTATACTCCAGCTTCAGGTGCTACGGATGTAGATGTAACAACTAATCTCCAATTAGAGTTTGATCAAGATATTCAATTCAATTCTACAGCTTCGGAATATACTATTGCTCTTTACTTAGATGGTAACCCCTTCCCTATTGAAACTTTTAATTTTATTTCGGGAAGCACTGACAAACCTTCTCAGGTTTCTATACAAAATAATAATCAACTGATTATTAACCCAGCTAACGATCTTGATTATTCTTCTACATACTATATTACTGTAGAGGCTGGTGCTATTGAAAACACTTCAAGTATTCCGTTTAGTGGATTCTCGGATGCTAATACTTGGAGGTTCTCAACAATTTCTCAACCTATTAGTATTTCATCATATCTTCCTATTCAGGATGCTAGCGATATTGATGTTACAACAAACCTTGAATTAACTTTCAATCAAGACATACAATTCAACTCTACTGGTACCATTAAAACAATTAAACTCTTTGAAGAGGGTAATGTATTTGCAATTGAAACTTTTCAATTTGTATCTGGGATCACAGACAGAGATTCTGAAGTTTCAATACAAAACAATAATCAACTGATTATTAACATGACCGATGATCTGACTCCTTCAACTACTTATTATATTACTATTGAAGATGGAGCTCTTGAGAACACTTCAAATATTGCATTTAGTGGTTTCTCTGATGCTAATACCTGGAGATTTACTACAGCATCCCAAGCTCCGGTTGTAATTACAGATGGTTATACTCCAGCTTCAGATGCTACGGATGTAGATGTAACAACTAATCTCCAATTAGAGTTTGATCAAGATATTCAATTCAATTCAACAGCTTCGGAATATACTATTGCTCTTTACTTAGATGGTAATCCCTTCCCTATTGAAACTTTTAATTTTATTTCGGGAAGCACTGACAAACCTTCTCAGGTTTCTATCCAAAATAATAATCAACTGACTATTAACCCAGCTAACGATCTTGATTATTCTTCTACATACTATATTACCGTAGAGGCTGGTGCTATTGAAAACACTTCAAGTATTCCGTTTAGTGGATTCTCTGATGCTAATACTTGGAGGTTCTCAATAATTTCTCAACCTATTAGTATTTCATCATATCTTCCTATTCAGGATGCTAGCGATATTGATGTTACAACAAACCTTGAATTAACTTTCAATCAAGACATACAATTCAACTCTACTGGTACCATTAAAACAATTAAATTTTTTGAAGAGGGTAATGTATTTGCAATTGAAACTTTTCAATTTGTATCCGGGATCACAGACAGAGATTCTGAAGTTTCAATACAAAACAATAATCAACTGATTATTAACATGACCGATGACCTGACTCCTTCAACTACTTATTATATTACTATTGAAGATGGAGCTCTTGAAAACACTTCAAATATTGCATTTAGTGGTTTCTCTGATGCTAATACCTGGAGATTTACTACAGCTGCATTGATTCCAATTACAACAATAACCCCGTCTGATGCTTCAACAAACGTAAATGTTCAAACACAAATCATTGTTGACTTTGATCAATATGCTCAACTAATTGGAGGAACTGAAATTGATGATACTAATGTATCTTCTATTATTACCTTTACTCAAGGTATAGGAGGATCAGATGTTGGCTATAGCGCAACAATCAATGCAGGCAAAACACAAATTATTATTACACCTGATAATGACTTAGCAGCACAAACTCAATATTACATTGAAATTTCTGCTATTCAAAACACAGATGGAATAGAACAAACAAGTTCTACTTCATCAACGTTTACAACTGATAAATTTAGATATTGGAACGGATCTGTTTCTAATGATGTAACAGTTGATGCAAATTGGGACTCAGCCTTACCTCTAGGAACTTTTAGTGCAATCATACCAGCATCAGCCACTACAATGCCTGTTTATAATACTTCTGGTGATTTTAATACTTTAATAATAGAAGCTGGTGCTTCATTCACTATTACAAGTGGAGCAACGTTAGATATTAATGATTTATTAGAAATAAATTCATCCAATACACCTAGTATTGGTAATGGAGTACTTTTAAACCAGGGAACATTAAACACATCAGCTGCTGAGGTTAAGATTCATCAGAACATAAGTTCAGAACCATATGATTACTATATATCAAGTCCTGTAACCAATGCTACTCCAGCAAGTATTGGGGTAAATGGTCAAGCTTTTAAATTTGTTCCTGACACCAAATGGGTTACAATGAATCCGACTGAAACGTTTAATCCAGCTGAAGGTTATGTCGTATGGAGTACTTCTGGAACAGATCTAACTTTTTCTGGTAACATTAATAATTCAACTTCATATGCATTTCCTTGCTATAGAACAACATCTCCATACAAGAACTTTGGATGGAATCTAATTGGTAATCCATATCCATGTACAATTGACTTAAATGACCTAGACATAAGTGATAACATGAACTATCACTTTCAATTAAGATTAAATGACACAGGTCAATTAGGGGTTCTTAATGAGTCTGGTTACATTAATTTAAATGACGAACACCCGACTTACCTACCTAGTATGCATGCAGTATGGGTTCAAGTAAATATTGATTACACTTCAGGAAGCATTACCATACCAAATACTTCCAGAAGAGATTATAATTATACTTACTTAAAATCTTCTAAAGCTACCATCCCCTTTATAAAATTGGCTGGTAAAAACAGCAATGGGATAAAAGACGAAGCATTAATTGCATTCAATCCTGATGCAGTCGAAGGAGACGGTAACTTTGATTCTAAAAAATCATTCATGAATTATAACAACTCAATTATTGAGTTATATTCAATTAAAAACAACACACAACTTGCTATCAATACCATTTCAACAGAAGACCAAACACAAGATATCAATCTTGGATATTACGCGCCTTCAGCAGGAACATACAGTATTGATTTAGTACGATTAAGTAATTTCGAGGATGCAGAAATTATTCTAGAGGATAAACTAATACCATCAGAAACATCGTTAACTAATGCTGGTGATTCTTATAGTTTTTATACTACAAAAGGAAATGTCGATAATAGATTTGTACTTCATGTTAACAATACTGCTACATCAATTTCTAAAGCAAAAGATGAACAAATTAACATCTATAACAATCATAAAGACATTTATATTGAAATTCCCGATTTAATTGATCCAAAGGTTGAAGTTTATGACATTGCTGGTAAAAGCATCTTAAATAAAACTCTAAATTCTAATTCCACTAACAACTTAAACATTTCGTACGAAGGATTAATCATTGTAAAAATAATATCCAAAGAAAAAGTCTTTTCTAAAAAACTTTTAATAAAATAA